In the Candidatus Kaelpia aquatica genome, one interval contains:
- a CDS encoding IS30 family transposase, translated as PKEAADRIVPGHWEGDLIIGGSHASAIGTLVERTTRMTFLVKLENRYARNVRKAFAKEFQYLPKGLRKTLTYDRGSEMAEHKIFTKETDIAVYFAHPSSPWERGTNENTNGLLRQYFPKGTDFMKISKVQLKEVQDELNDRPRKTLEWYTPHERFSELLR; from the coding sequence GCCAAAGGAAGCAGCTGATCGTATAGTCCCAGGACATTGGGAAGGTGATTTAATTATAGGCGGGAGTCATGCTTCAGCTATTGGGACGCTTGTTGAAAGAACAACCCGAATGACATTTTTAGTTAAGCTGGAGAATAGGTATGCGAGGAATGTCAGAAAAGCTTTTGCTAAGGAATTTCAATATTTGCCAAAAGGGTTGAGAAAAACATTAACATATGATCGGGGCTCTGAAATGGCGGAACATAAGATTTTCACAAAAGAAACAGATATAGCAGTTTATTTTGCACATCCCAGTTCACCGTGGGAGCGAGGAACAAATGAAAACACGAATGGTCTATTAAGGCAATATTTTCCTAAAGGAACTGATTTTATGAAAATATCAAAGGTTCAGCTTAAAGAAGTGCAAGACGAGCTTAATGACCGTCCTCGAAAGACATTAGAATGGTATACACCACATGAAAGATTTTCAGAGTTGTTGCGTTAG